The following proteins are co-located in the Marinomonas profundi genome:
- a CDS encoding primosomal protein N': protein MQEALLTPYPFIKVALPVPMRTLFDYKVPKAIALRHELAPGMRVKVPFGKSTRLGVIVSLSDTSDWDPEQVKPLTSLHDKSPVITAELMALCEWAARYYHHPIGDVIFHALPVLLRKGENAEFRTENWWFTTPQGQILPLEQLSRAPRQQDFLKAVQQHPNGLSQHAASVLDLAPNAGKSLEEKGLLRREPRAFNKGGERHAHQTQVPPTLNPEQSRATEQLLDHRKHFHVALLDGVTGSGKTEVFLRLMARLIEEDKQILVMVPEIGLTPQTLKRFENRFNTDIVLMHSNMSDRERLDAWLLAASGHAKIIIGTRSAAFIPAPNLGLIVIDEEHDSSYKQHEGFRYHARDLAIKRAQALDIPVLLASATPSYESLTNALQKRFAWLKLRQRAGNAHIPQMERVDLRGKTLVHGFSEHALASMKLCLERKEQVLVFLNRRGYAPTLMCHQCGWIAACDHCDVNLTVHKRANKLHCHHCDTQKALLQTCPECQSEELFTVGEGTEQIETQLSTLFKDTPILRIDRDSTQRKFAMAKLTQKIHEHDQAILIGTQMLAKGHHFPNVTLVIIMDADAGLFSSDFRGMERTAQLITQVAGRAGRAKKPGHVLLQTYHPDHAAIECLCTLGYEHFAIDGLAERKSLALPPFYHQVIVRAESGNEQEAMQLLAAMRNDLEPYFAKEVYLVGPYAAIIVRKAGQHRALISIKAAQRAPLHQTVQIMTQWLEHATRQHKIRFAIDVDPLETY from the coding sequence ATGCAAGAGGCGCTTCTTACCCCTTACCCCTTTATCAAAGTCGCTTTGCCGGTGCCTATGCGCACGCTGTTTGATTACAAGGTACCCAAAGCCATTGCCCTTAGACATGAATTAGCACCGGGAATGCGGGTCAAAGTTCCGTTTGGCAAAAGCACTCGCCTTGGCGTCATTGTGTCACTCAGTGACACCAGTGACTGGGACCCCGAACAGGTCAAGCCATTGACCTCATTGCATGATAAAAGCCCTGTTATTACAGCGGAGCTAATGGCTTTGTGTGAGTGGGCCGCGCGCTATTATCACCATCCCATTGGCGATGTTATCTTCCATGCTTTGCCAGTTTTATTACGCAAAGGCGAAAACGCTGAGTTTCGCACCGAAAATTGGTGGTTCACCACACCACAAGGCCAAATACTGCCGCTTGAACAACTCAGTCGAGCGCCACGCCAACAAGATTTTTTAAAAGCCGTACAGCAGCACCCTAATGGTTTAAGTCAGCATGCGGCGTCCGTGCTAGACCTAGCGCCTAACGCGGGAAAAAGCTTAGAAGAAAAAGGCTTATTGCGCCGAGAGCCGCGCGCCTTTAATAAAGGCGGAGAAAGACACGCCCACCAAACACAAGTACCGCCAACCCTCAATCCAGAGCAATCGCGAGCGACAGAGCAGCTATTAGACCACCGCAAGCACTTCCATGTGGCCTTATTAGACGGCGTCACTGGCAGCGGTAAAACCGAAGTGTTTTTGCGTCTCATGGCACGTTTGATAGAAGAAGATAAACAAATTTTAGTCATGGTGCCCGAGATCGGCCTGACGCCACAAACGCTAAAACGCTTTGAAAATCGCTTCAACACCGACATAGTATTAATGCATTCCAATATGAGCGACCGAGAACGCTTAGACGCTTGGTTATTAGCCGCCAGTGGTCATGCAAAAATCATTATCGGCACACGCTCAGCGGCGTTTATTCCCGCCCCAAATCTTGGCTTAATCGTCATAGACGAAGAGCACGATTCCTCTTACAAACAACACGAAGGCTTCCGTTACCATGCTCGGGATCTTGCCATTAAGCGCGCCCAAGCCCTCGACATTCCGGTTTTACTCGCCTCGGCCACGCCGTCTTATGAAAGCCTAACCAATGCCCTGCAAAAGCGCTTCGCTTGGCTCAAGTTACGACAGCGGGCAGGCAATGCACACATTCCACAAATGGAGCGCGTCGACCTACGCGGCAAAACCTTAGTACATGGTTTTAGCGAACATGCCTTGGCCAGCATGAAGCTTTGCTTGGAACGTAAAGAACAAGTCTTGGTATTTTTAAACCGTCGTGGCTACGCACCCACATTAATGTGTCACCAGTGTGGTTGGATTGCGGCTTGTGATCATTGTGATGTTAATCTCACCGTCCACAAACGTGCCAACAAGCTGCATTGCCACCATTGTGATACGCAAAAAGCACTGCTTCAAACTTGCCCAGAATGTCAGTCGGAAGAATTATTCACCGTCGGTGAAGGCACAGAGCAGATTGAAACCCAGCTCAGTACGCTGTTTAAAGACACGCCCATTCTGCGCATTGATCGCGACAGCACACAACGCAAATTTGCCATGGCAAAGCTCACCCAGAAAATCCATGAACACGACCAAGCTATTCTGATCGGCACACAAATGCTGGCAAAGGGCCATCACTTCCCTAATGTCACCCTAGTGATCATCATGGACGCCGATGCGGGGTTATTTTCCTCTGATTTTCGCGGTATGGAACGCACCGCTCAGCTCATAACTCAAGTCGCTGGACGGGCGGGGCGAGCGAAAAAGCCGGGCCATGTGTTATTGCAAACCTACCACCCTGATCATGCCGCCATTGAATGCCTGTGTACTCTTGGCTACGAACACTTTGCCATTGATGGCTTGGCGGAACGCAAATCCCTTGCGCTGCCGCCCTTTTATCATCAAGTCATTGTGCGGGCAGAATCAGGCAACGAACAAGAAGCCATGCAGCTGTTAGCGGCCATGCGAAACGACCTTGAACCTTACTTTGCTAAGGAGGTTTATCTGGTTGGCCCTTACGCGGCAATCATCGTCCGTAAAGCAGGGCAACACCGTGCGCTGATCTCGATCAAAGCCGCTCAACGAGCGCCTTTACACCAAACTGTCCAAATCATGACACAATGGTTAGAACACGCCACACGGCAACATAAAATTCGTTTTGCAATCGACGTCGATCCACTGGAAACTTACTGA
- a CDS encoding type II and III secretion system protein — MIKRIRRGCVLFVLLAIRPIWAMDVYFEARPLQEVLPWLASQMNESVVISPDIDAVLTLSIKDASWREVMEAVAQQPRIRLEWQGDVAILLAEEDVISIEAPESSVCQRDYWVLKHAKAEEVGVHLQTLYPSISLIVDNRTNSIVTYSCHSIAGVKETLAWLDAPLRQIEISAQIAQVSRSAQSQFGVNWQTNLSDGVRSSFGGAVDLGALVSTSSLDFSTAGSAGLLAFTLDMMESEGSANILSKPKIVTSEGLPARIESGTEVPYQTVNDDNINVEFRQAALMLEVTPFVKDGEHILLSLTIHQDSVGDLVNGVPSLKTNRLKTQVVVKNQETLVLGGIFREESFESESRVPFFSDIPWLGELFKRRSEQQEKVELLVFITPKLLQMSVN; from the coding sequence ATGATTAAGCGAATACGGCGTGGTTGTGTGCTTTTTGTGTTGCTTGCGATACGGCCGATTTGGGCGATGGATGTGTATTTTGAAGCGCGGCCATTGCAGGAGGTGCTGCCTTGGCTGGCGTCACAGATGAATGAAAGTGTGGTGATTAGTCCAGACATAGACGCGGTTTTAACCCTGTCAATTAAAGACGCCAGCTGGCGCGAAGTGATGGAAGCGGTTGCGCAGCAACCAAGGATTCGACTTGAGTGGCAGGGTGACGTCGCTATTTTGCTGGCAGAGGAAGATGTTATCTCTATTGAAGCGCCTGAGTCGTCGGTTTGTCAGCGAGATTATTGGGTATTGAAACACGCCAAAGCCGAAGAAGTTGGTGTGCACTTACAAACCTTATACCCTTCCATTAGCCTTATTGTAGACAATCGTACTAACTCTATTGTGACGTATTCTTGTCATTCGATAGCCGGCGTTAAAGAAACGCTGGCTTGGCTCGATGCGCCGTTGAGGCAAATTGAAATCAGTGCGCAAATTGCTCAGGTGAGTCGCTCTGCACAATCGCAATTTGGGGTGAATTGGCAGACTAATTTATCCGATGGCGTGCGCTCGTCGTTCGGTGGCGCGGTGGATTTAGGCGCGTTGGTGTCGACCAGCAGTCTGGATTTTTCCACCGCTGGCAGCGCGGGGTTATTGGCGTTTACCTTAGACATGATGGAAAGCGAAGGCAGCGCCAATATTCTCTCTAAACCCAAAATAGTCACCTCGGAAGGTTTACCTGCGAGGATAGAGTCAGGCACAGAAGTGCCTTACCAGACAGTGAATGATGACAATATTAACGTTGAATTTCGTCAGGCTGCACTGATGTTAGAGGTGACACCCTTTGTCAAAGACGGCGAACATATTTTGTTGTCGTTGACCATACATCAAGATTCGGTAGGGGATTTGGTTAACGGTGTGCCGAGTTTAAAAACCAATCGCTTAAAGACGCAAGTAGTGGTGAAAAACCAAGAAACGCTTGTTTTAGGGGGGATTTTCCGCGAAGAAAGTTTCGAATCGGAAAGTCGGGTGCCATTCTTTAGTGACATCCCATGGCTGGGCGAGTTGTTTAAAAGGCGTTCAGAACAGCAAGAAAAGGTTGAATTGCTTGTATTTATTACGCCAAAGCTGCTACAAATGTCAGTTAACTAG
- a CDS encoding shikimate kinase, translating into MIKAPNIILVGPMGAGKTTIGRLISQSMGKAFYDLDKVIEDNAGADIPWIFEREGEDGFRRRETQALAAIAQSDTGDCVLATGGGIVMREENRDILRDNALVVYLYASVAQQLYRTSKSTHRPLLQTGDPKATLKKLFEVRDPLYREVATLIIETDARHPRSVANKVLDAIKRHLKMESTVS; encoded by the coding sequence ATGATAAAAGCCCCCAATATTATTTTAGTAGGCCCGATGGGCGCAGGAAAAACCACCATAGGTCGTTTGATTTCTCAATCAATGGGCAAAGCGTTTTATGACTTGGATAAAGTCATTGAAGACAATGCTGGTGCGGATATTCCTTGGATCTTTGAAAGAGAAGGCGAAGACGGTTTTCGTCGTCGTGAAACCCAAGCGCTGGCCGCTATTGCACAATCTGATACAGGTGACTGCGTATTAGCCACCGGTGGCGGTATTGTCATGCGCGAAGAGAATCGAGACATTCTGCGCGACAATGCTCTAGTGGTGTATCTCTATGCCTCCGTTGCTCAGCAACTGTATCGTACTTCCAAAAGTACCCACAGGCCGCTGTTGCAAACCGGCGATCCGAAAGCGACATTAAAAAAACTATTTGAAGTGCGCGACCCTCTTTATCGAGAAGTAGCGACCTTGATTATCGAAACCGATGCGCGCCATCCTCGTTCTGTCGCCAATAAGGTGCTGGACGCGATAAAGCGACATCTGAAAATGGAGAGCACTGTATCCTAA
- a CDS encoding SPOR domain-containing protein: MFNPMQIATKGSRPRKGATRRTPPPPKRKTTWWLWLLVPAILIAFVYGLTQLSQVPAAKKPAQLNTSKPESKNNTESNRKPESKSKPAPTNDAVKLIPQDTFDFYQILQDSKVDTSHVEAYQSTPRGEQNYYYMLQAASFRNPEDADRMRAQLILSGLVETSVNKTTVKDNQPWYRVVLGPYDSRSKMNRAEDKLVSMEISPYSYKVDKEQ, translated from the coding sequence ATGTTTAACCCTATGCAAATTGCCACCAAAGGGAGTCGTCCAAGAAAAGGCGCGACTCGCCGCACGCCACCCCCACCAAAGCGTAAAACAACCTGGTGGTTATGGCTTCTTGTGCCCGCCATTCTTATCGCCTTTGTTTACGGATTAACACAGCTGAGCCAAGTCCCTGCCGCTAAAAAGCCCGCTCAACTGAATACATCTAAGCCTGAAAGTAAAAACAACACCGAGAGCAACCGTAAGCCTGAAAGCAAAAGCAAACCAGCGCCCACCAACGATGCGGTTAAACTTATCCCCCAAGACACATTCGATTTTTATCAGATACTACAAGACAGTAAAGTGGACACCAGCCACGTAGAAGCTTATCAATCCACGCCGCGTGGTGAGCAAAATTATTACTACATGCTGCAGGCCGCGTCGTTCAGAAACCCTGAAGATGCGGATCGTATGCGTGCACAACTTATTTTATCGGGCTTGGTCGAAACCAGTGTGAACAAAACCACCGTCAAGGATAATCAACCTTGGTATCGAGTGGTGCTTGGGCCCTATGATTCACGCTCCAAAATGAACCGAGCCGAAGACAAACTCGTCTCCATGGAGATTTCGCCGTATTCCTACAAAGTAGATAAAGAGCAATAA
- the aroB gene encoding 3-dehydroquinate synthase: protein MRTLTVDLGDRSYPIFIGSGIRQQKSLFDDAIHGKQVMIVTNDTIAPLYLDAMVSMLSVDYKVDTCILPDGESYKTLETYGMIMSALLEAKHNRTTTVIALGGGVVGDMAGFAAATYQRGVPFIQVPTTLLSQVDSSVGGKTGVNHPLGKNMIGAFYQPQAVIIDTETLLSLPPRELSAGMAEVIKYGLICDAPFFDWLEQEMPQLMALDNDKISDAIYRSCLAKANVVAQDEREGGLRAILNFGHTFGHAIETEMGYGNWLHGEAVAAGSVLAIDLSWRMGNVSEQDVSRAVALFKAANLPVLPPAEMTREAFVERMALDKKVLDGSLRLVLLGSMGDAIVTSDFPLQDFDACLFDALEVSKQASLA, encoded by the coding sequence ATGCGTACGTTAACCGTTGATCTTGGCGATCGCAGTTACCCTATTTTTATCGGTAGTGGAATTCGCCAGCAGAAATCGCTGTTTGATGACGCTATTCATGGCAAACAAGTCATGATAGTGACCAATGACACCATCGCGCCTTTGTATTTAGACGCCATGGTGTCTATGTTATCAGTAGACTATAAAGTCGATACTTGTATTTTGCCGGACGGTGAATCCTATAAGACGTTAGAAACCTACGGCATGATCATGTCAGCCTTGTTAGAAGCAAAACACAACCGTACCACGACGGTGATTGCCTTGGGCGGCGGTGTGGTGGGGGATATGGCGGGCTTTGCCGCGGCCACCTATCAGCGCGGTGTGCCGTTTATTCAAGTGCCGACGACCTTGTTGTCACAAGTGGACTCTTCCGTTGGTGGCAAAACGGGGGTGAATCACCCGCTAGGTAAAAACATGATTGGGGCGTTTTATCAGCCTCAAGCGGTGATTATTGATACCGAAACCTTATTAAGCTTGCCGCCGCGAGAGTTGTCTGCGGGCATGGCGGAAGTCATCAAATATGGCTTGATTTGTGACGCGCCGTTTTTTGATTGGCTAGAGCAAGAAATGCCTCAGTTGATGGCGTTGGACAATGACAAAATTAGCGACGCTATTTACCGGTCTTGTTTGGCGAAAGCGAACGTAGTGGCGCAAGACGAAAGAGAAGGTGGCCTTCGCGCTATCCTTAATTTTGGGCATACTTTTGGCCATGCGATTGAAACGGAAATGGGTTATGGAAATTGGTTGCATGGCGAAGCGGTTGCCGCGGGCAGCGTGTTAGCGATAGACCTTTCTTGGCGCATGGGCAATGTCTCTGAACAAGATGTCAGCCGTGCTGTGGCGCTGTTTAAAGCCGCAAATTTACCGGTGTTGCCACCGGCTGAAATGACACGTGAGGCGTTTGTTGAGCGCATGGCGTTGGATAAAAAAGTGCTTGATGGCAGCTTGCGTTTAGTTTTGTTGGGATCGATGGGCGACGCTATTGTGACGTCTGACTTTCCGCTGCAAGACTTTGACGCCTGCCTTTTCGATGCGCTTGAAGTGAGTAAGCAAGCCAGCCTTGCTTGA
- a CDS encoding penicillin-binding protein 1A produces MAKALKLFFLLSLFGALCAAGITYAVYYNVKDRIPTVAELKDIELRIPLRIYTADHQLIGEFGEQRRTPINYDDIPPDLEHAILAAEDANFYHHPGVDVFGLGRAVMQLITTGEKQGGGSTITMQVARNYFLSFEQTYTRKFTEIFISLKMEQELTKHEILELYVNKIYLGNRAYGFEAAAQVYYGKSLNELDLAQLAMIAGLPKAPSRYNPVVNPSRSLIRRNWILQRMLSLGMIDKAAYEAAVESPISAKNHGVMPDIEADYIAEMVRSELYTIFGDDLYNTGMTVYTTIDSTRQKAANKAVFNGVLAYDTRHGYRGSIDTRSDLVEASLEEQEQALQDIARFKDWQTALVIATKDTTADVRLANGARATLVWEAMKWARPYINEDSQGPSPKTVADILVPGDIVHLRPDEQYEWVLTQKPTVQSALLSLNSKDGAIQALVGGFNFYDNKFNRITQSKRQPGSNFKPFIYASALNRGYTAASIINDAPVVFNDTNLASAWRPTNDGGKFYGPTRLRQALYRSQNIVSVRLLDEMGIRPTLDFLRRFGFDPDQLPHNLSLSLGSANLSPLQLAAGYAVFSNGGHQIQPYLIDKVVGRDKQTLFQANPVTVCVTCTLLDNKTDNEPESETQTGLFETADGIRNLPVAPQVIDPEVNYIVYDMMRDVIKYGTGRRALVLRRDDIAGKTGTTNDGRDAWFSGFNGDIVTSVWSGFDNNSPLGRGEWGGSISLPPWIEYMREALRDTPPSFIPKPSSLVTVRIDPNTGERALPGQSNAIFEIFRKDHVPPQRNLHLPTMDGIGSGTQEDKQENNALENLF; encoded by the coding sequence ATGGCCAAGGCACTCAAATTATTCTTTCTTCTCAGTCTTTTTGGTGCGCTTTGCGCCGCAGGCATCACCTATGCCGTTTACTACAATGTAAAGGATCGCATTCCCACTGTTGCCGAGCTCAAAGACATTGAGCTTAGAATCCCACTGCGCATTTATACCGCAGACCATCAACTGATTGGTGAGTTTGGCGAACAACGCCGTACACCGATCAACTATGATGACATTCCACCCGATTTAGAACACGCGATATTAGCGGCAGAAGACGCCAATTTTTACCATCACCCTGGTGTGGATGTTTTCGGTTTAGGGCGCGCTGTGATGCAGCTGATTACCACAGGAGAAAAGCAAGGCGGCGGCAGTACCATCACCATGCAAGTTGCCAGAAATTACTTTTTATCCTTTGAGCAAACCTACACCCGTAAATTTACCGAAATATTTATTTCCCTCAAAATGGAACAGGAATTAACAAAACACGAAATTCTTGAGCTGTATGTCAACAAAATCTACCTAGGAAACCGCGCTTATGGTTTTGAAGCCGCCGCCCAAGTCTACTATGGTAAAAGTTTAAACGAATTGGACCTTGCCCAGCTGGCAATGATCGCAGGCTTACCAAAAGCGCCATCACGTTATAACCCAGTGGTCAATCCATCGCGCTCCCTGATTCGTCGAAACTGGATTCTGCAACGCATGCTGTCTCTTGGCATGATAGACAAAGCCGCGTACGAAGCGGCGGTAGAATCACCCATCAGCGCCAAAAATCATGGCGTCATGCCAGATATAGAAGCCGACTACATTGCCGAAATGGTCCGTTCTGAGCTTTATACTATCTTTGGCGACGACCTCTACAATACCGGCATGACCGTTTACACCACGATAGATTCCACTCGTCAAAAAGCCGCCAACAAGGCCGTCTTCAACGGCGTTCTTGCTTACGACACGCGACACGGTTACCGCGGCTCGATCGACACACGCAGCGATTTGGTTGAGGCATCACTAGAAGAACAAGAACAAGCGCTACAAGACATAGCACGCTTTAAAGACTGGCAAACCGCCTTAGTCATCGCAACGAAAGACACCACCGCCGATGTTCGATTGGCGAATGGCGCGCGCGCCACCCTAGTTTGGGAAGCCATGAAATGGGCCAGACCCTACATCAATGAGGATTCACAAGGGCCATCACCCAAAACCGTTGCCGATATTTTAGTGCCCGGTGACATAGTGCATTTGCGCCCCGACGAGCAATACGAGTGGGTACTGACACAAAAACCCACCGTTCAAAGTGCGCTTCTTTCTCTTAACAGCAAAGATGGCGCTATTCAGGCGTTAGTCGGTGGCTTTAACTTTTACGACAATAAATTTAACCGGATTACTCAGTCTAAACGCCAGCCGGGGTCCAACTTTAAGCCGTTTATATACGCCAGCGCCTTGAATAGAGGCTACACGGCCGCCAGTATTATCAACGATGCTCCGGTGGTATTTAACGACACTAATCTCGCTTCAGCATGGCGTCCCACCAATGATGGCGGCAAATTTTATGGTCCAACACGATTACGCCAAGCCCTATACCGTTCACAAAACATTGTTTCGGTTCGACTTTTAGACGAAATGGGCATACGCCCTACGCTCGACTTTTTGCGTCGCTTTGGTTTTGACCCAGACCAACTACCTCACAACCTTTCTTTGTCATTAGGCAGTGCCAACTTATCGCCATTGCAACTGGCGGCGGGTTATGCGGTTTTTTCGAATGGCGGCCATCAAATACAACCCTACCTGATAGACAAGGTCGTAGGCCGAGACAAGCAAACGCTGTTTCAAGCCAACCCGGTGACCGTATGCGTCACTTGCACCTTGCTAGATAACAAAACAGATAATGAACCGGAGAGCGAAACTCAAACCGGGCTATTTGAAACAGCAGACGGGATTCGCAACCTACCTGTGGCACCTCAAGTGATTGACCCAGAAGTAAACTACATTGTTTATGACATGATGAGAGATGTCATCAAATACGGCACAGGACGTCGGGCTCTGGTGCTTCGAAGAGATGACATTGCAGGAAAAACCGGCACCACAAACGATGGTCGCGACGCGTGGTTTTCAGGCTTTAACGGTGATATTGTCACCTCGGTTTGGAGTGGCTTTGATAATAACTCACCGCTTGGCCGTGGTGAATGGGGTGGCTCGATATCGCTACCGCCATGGATAGAGTACATGCGCGAGGCATTAAGGGACACTCCGCCCTCTTTCATTCCCAAGCCTTCGTCACTCGTGACGGTGCGCATTGACCCTAATACCGGTGAACGCGCGCTACCAGGCCAGTCTAATGCCATTTTTGAGATCTTTAGAAAAGACCACGTTCCACCTCAACGTAACCTACACCTGCCCACAATGGACGGGATAGGAAGCGGCACACAGGAAGACAAACAAGAAAACAACGCCTTAGAAAACCTATTCTAA
- the rpmE gene encoding 50S ribosomal protein L31 gives MKKDIHPNYSALTATCTCGNTLNLNSTAGKDMHIDVCSNCHPFYTGQQKMLDTGGRVDRFNKRFGARRTAK, from the coding sequence ATGAAAAAAGATATCCACCCAAATTACTCTGCGCTTACTGCAACTTGTACTTGTGGTAACACTCTGAACCTAAATTCAACAGCGGGTAAAGACATGCACATCGACGTATGTAGCAACTGTCACCCTTTCTACACAGGCCAACAAAAAATGTTGGATACTGGTGGTCGTGTTGATCGCTTTAACAAGCGTTTCGGAGCTCGTCGTACCGCTAAGTAA
- a CDS encoding malic enzyme-like NAD(P)-binding protein, translated as MAEDIKQAALDYHEYPVPGKLSVTISKPTATARDLALAYSPGVAEPCREIAKDPENAYRYTGKGNLVAVISDGSAILGLGNLGPLASKPVMEGKGLLFKRFAGINSVDVEVESESPQAFIDTVARIANTYGGINLEDIKAPECFEIERQLIERCSIPVFHDDQHGTAIVTAAGLLNALELQGKNIADAKIVCLGAGAAATACMKLIIACGAQRENIFVLDRNGVIHSGRTDLNQFKAMFAIDTDKRTLDDAMEGADVFIGVSGPDLLSADQLAKMAANPIVFACSNPDPEINPELARATRDDLIMATGRSDYPNQVNNVLGFPFIFRGALDVRATKINEEMKVAAVHALKDLAKEAAPADVVAAYGGAPLSFGKEYILPKPMDARLLNVVSAAVARAAVDSGVAMLPYPDFYPLESLDHFGA; from the coding sequence ATGGCAGAAGATATTAAGCAAGCTGCACTGGATTATCATGAATATCCAGTTCCAGGAAAACTGAGCGTTACTATTTCAAAACCTACCGCAACCGCTCGTGATCTTGCTCTGGCATATAGTCCAGGTGTGGCAGAACCTTGTCGTGAAATCGCAAAAGACCCAGAAAATGCCTACCGTTATACGGGTAAAGGCAATCTAGTCGCGGTTATTTCTGATGGCTCGGCTATTTTAGGTTTGGGTAATTTAGGGCCATTGGCCAGTAAACCGGTTATGGAAGGCAAAGGCTTGTTGTTTAAGCGTTTTGCTGGCATTAACTCGGTTGACGTGGAAGTAGAATCTGAGAGCCCACAGGCTTTCATCGATACGGTTGCGCGCATTGCCAACACGTACGGTGGTATCAACTTAGAAGACATTAAAGCGCCTGAGTGTTTTGAAATTGAACGTCAATTGATTGAACGTTGTTCTATCCCTGTCTTTCATGATGACCAGCACGGTACGGCAATTGTGACCGCAGCGGGTCTTCTGAATGCGCTTGAGCTTCAAGGTAAAAACATTGCTGATGCGAAGATCGTTTGTTTGGGCGCAGGTGCCGCCGCGACAGCGTGCATGAAGCTGATTATTGCTTGTGGCGCACAACGTGAAAATATCTTCGTTCTTGACCGTAATGGCGTTATTCATTCTGGCCGCACTGACTTGAACCAGTTCAAAGCCATGTTTGCGATTGATACTGACAAGCGCACGCTTGATGATGCAATGGAAGGCGCAGATGTGTTTATCGGCGTATCAGGTCCAGATCTATTGTCTGCTGACCAGCTTGCTAAAATGGCCGCTAATCCTATCGTTTTTGCTTGTTCAAACCCTGACCCAGAAATCAATCCAGAGCTTGCTCGTGCAACGCGTGATGATTTGATCATGGCAACAGGTCGTTCTGATTATCCGAACCAAGTAAACAACGTGCTTGGCTTCCCTTTCATCTTCCGTGGTGCTTTAGACGTTCGTGCGACTAAGATCAACGAAGAAATGAAAGTGGCGGCAGTTCATGCGCTTAAAGATCTTGCCAAAGAAGCCGCGCCTGCGGATGTGGTTGCAGCCTACGGTGGCGCACCATTGAGCTTCGGTAAAGAGTATATTTTGCCAAAACCAATGGACGCTCGTTTGCTTAACGTCGTGTCGGCGGCGGTTGCTCGTGCTGCGGTTGATTCTGGTGTGGCTATGCTACCTTATCCAGACTTTTACCCGCTTGAGAGTCTTGATCACTTCGGTGCGTAA
- a CDS encoding thermonuclease family protein, whose translation MFLSLSVHASESCVATGELEKTRIKRVVDGDTIHLSDGRKVRLVGVDTPELDHKNGHHQPYAVAATAFLRSRLDRFVYIQPAKNERDRYGRFLYYLFDKDRISLASQLLSEGLGYRIAVPPNLAYQACFEAAENAARDAHKGVWRQSLQWQPQAGFAISRVNITSITQNRGGWWLETDQDLVINLPPYVTDYWPAQKVFYLEGKTLEVRGWQHQRKSRYSKFKSWVLTVRHPNDLREVESFSVLD comes from the coding sequence TTGTTTTTGTCACTTTCTGTTCACGCGAGCGAGTCTTGTGTTGCAACGGGTGAGCTGGAAAAAACGCGCATTAAAAGAGTGGTTGATGGCGACACCATTCACCTGAGCGATGGGCGAAAAGTGCGCTTGGTGGGAGTAGATACTCCTGAGCTTGATCATAAAAACGGTCATCATCAGCCTTATGCAGTGGCGGCAACAGCGTTCCTTCGCTCGCGTCTTGACCGGTTTGTCTATATTCAGCCAGCCAAAAATGAACGTGACCGATACGGTCGTTTTCTGTACTACCTTTTCGATAAAGATCGTATTTCACTAGCAAGTCAGTTACTATCCGAAGGACTTGGTTATCGTATTGCCGTGCCTCCAAACTTGGCCTATCAAGCTTGTTTTGAGGCGGCTGAAAACGCCGCTCGCGATGCGCATAAGGGAGTATGGCGGCAATCTTTGCAATGGCAGCCACAAGCTGGCTTTGCAATCTCTCGTGTTAACATCACTTCAATTACTCAGAACCGAGGGGGTTGGTGGCTAGAAACCGATCAGGATCTAGTGATCAATTTACCACCTTACGTGACCGATTACTGGCCCGCTCAAAAGGTGTTTTATCTTGAAGGTAAGACGCTAGAAGTACGAGGTTGGCAACATCAGAGGAAAAGTCGCTATTCAAAGTTTAAGTCTTGGGTTCTTACTGTAAGACACCCGAACGATTTGCGTGAAGTAGAGAGCTTCTCGGTCCTTGACTGA